The genome window TTACTTATATCGAAGAAGGGATTTTGCTATTAGAACAGCATCACAAAAAGGCTCTTCTCCTTGGTAAATTTTACCATTTGAAAGGTAATGTATATTTATCGAAAGGATTTTTAATTAACGCTAAGTCAGCCTACCATCAGGCAGAAAAAATATTTCAAGCCAATGATAATATCGAGGAGTTAACGAAGACTCAGATTAACTTATCCATCTTATATCAGAGAGAACAAAAATTTGAAAAGGCAGAGAAGAAATATTTAGCGTTGATCACAAGGTTGGAAGGGATGAAGAACACTTTTTCAGAACGTCTTCTTCCAACTCTTTATATCAACACAGGAAGCTTGTATGATGATATGAATGACTCAGATAAAGCAATCCAATTTTTCTATAATGCCATACAGTCTTGCAAAGGGGAATCATATGAAACAATCAAAGGAAAGGCATTGCACAATATAGCTATTCAATATATTGTACTTAACCGTTTGGATGATGCCCAATTAAGTATAGAGGAAGCATTAAGAATCAAACGGAAATTAAATGACAGTGAAGGAATTGTGACCTCATTGAATATCTACGGTAACATTTATCGAATAAAAGGAACATTTGATCAAGCACTTCCTTTGTATTTTGAAGCCTTAGCTCTAGCGAAACAATTAAAGTCTCCTTTGCTTTTGAAATACACTTATAATAACCTTTATGTTTACTATGAAGAAGTAGGTGATTACAAAGAGAGCATTAACTATTTTAAAAAATTCAAAGAAGTTTCTGATCAGTTATTAGAACAAGATTATATAATGAAACTGAACGCTTTTGAGTATGAGTATCAAGTAAAACAGGAACAAGAAAATTTAGAGAATGATAAGAAGTTTCAAGAATATATAAGTGCTGCTTTATTTATCGTCCTGTTGTTTTTCTTGGTTGTAGGGTTCCTTATTTTCCGCTATTATAGATTAAGTTTGAAACACTCTAAAGCAACAGCGTCGAAGATTAAAGCGGAATATGAAATGACCAATTTATCTCAAGAGAAGATCAAGTTGGAGAACGAAAAGTTACAGGCAGATATCTCTTATCGCGACCGAGAACTCACCACGAATATCATGCATTTAATGCAAAAATATGAATTGATTAATGCGGTTTCTGAGGAACTTATGATTTTACATG of Flammeovirga agarivorans contains these proteins:
- a CDS encoding tetratricopeptide repeat protein; protein product: MVLLCHTISAKSVDSLHIQLSGTLALEERTVLLKKLADYYLQHDLDKSLTYIEEGILLLEQHHKKALLLGKFYHLKGNVYLSKGFLINAKSAYHQAEKIFQANDNIEELTKTQINLSILYQREQKFEKAEKKYLALITRLEGMKNTFSERLLPTLYINTGSLYDDMNDSDKAIQFFYNAIQSCKGESYETIKGKALHNIAIQYIVLNRLDDAQLSIEEALRIKRKLNDSEGIVTSLNIYGNIYRIKGTFDQALPLYFEALALAKQLKSPLLLKYTYNNLYVYYEEVGDYKESINYFKKFKEVSDQLLEQDYIMKLNAFEYEYQVKQEQENLENDKKFQEYISAALFIVLLFFLVVGFLIFRYYRLSLKHSKATASKIKAEYEMTNLSQEKIKLENEKLQADISYRDRELTTNIMHLMQKYELINAVSEELMILHDQLNGKAKKELRSIVFNLQNDNQSDVWKELEIRFEKVNQEFYDQLNHHFPKLTPNEKKLCAYLYLNLSTKDISNITHQSIKSIEVARFRLRKKLGLTNTDTDYQTFFNTLKD